Proteins from one Acidiphilium multivorum AIU301 genomic window:
- a CDS encoding ATP-binding protein, with product MTLGRIWARLKFWPSSLAWRTGLVLLLGFSLIQAIGLGVHVLNQIEVNGIVAERAIATRDGALYRRVVSAPKPLRTQIVAEANGVAGDRVSLDPVPPYSGTFTLPLPTRQIIQGSLLAFPMPDFLQPRQVVMRGTTAPSTTILSFELPDGGWLTVQSPFRPRPPWEQPGFASAFLVMFALGALLIFWGVVRLTAPVRTLAAAAEQLGRDIAHAPSLPEGGATEIATAAIAFNTMAARIRRFVEDRTFLLTAIGHDLRTPITRLRLRAEFLDDDAQREKILADLDELEAMLTSTIAFGRDVAQTEASVPVDLAILLRTVIDETADIAPAASARLAYQGPDHITIRGRPLSLKRAFANLIGNAVKYGQSARVSLHQAERHTLRVDIEDDGPGVPPGELERVFEPFRRLETSRNRETGGSGLGLAIARNAIRAHGGDITLANRPGGKGLIASVYLPE from the coding sequence ATGACCCTCGGCCGGATCTGGGCACGGTTGAAATTCTGGCCTTCCAGCCTCGCCTGGCGCACCGGGCTCGTTCTGCTGCTCGGGTTTTCGCTGATCCAGGCCATCGGCCTCGGCGTTCATGTGCTCAACCAGATCGAGGTGAACGGGATCGTCGCCGAACGCGCGATCGCGACGCGCGACGGCGCGCTCTATCGCCGGGTGGTGAGCGCGCCGAAGCCGCTGCGGACGCAGATCGTGGCGGAGGCGAACGGCGTCGCCGGCGACCGGGTCAGTCTCGATCCGGTGCCGCCCTATTCGGGCACCTTCACCCTGCCGCTGCCGACCCGGCAGATCATCCAGGGTTCGCTGCTCGCCTTTCCGATGCCCGATTTCCTGCAGCCGAGGCAGGTGGTGATGCGGGGCACGACCGCGCCCTCGACCACGATCCTGAGCTTCGAGCTGCCGGATGGCGGCTGGCTGACGGTGCAGAGCCCGTTCCGGCCGCGCCCGCCCTGGGAACAGCCCGGCTTCGCGAGCGCCTTTCTGGTGATGTTCGCGCTCGGCGCGCTGCTGATCTTCTGGGGGGTGGTCAGGCTGACCGCGCCGGTCCGCACGCTGGCCGCCGCCGCCGAGCAGCTCGGGCGCGACATCGCCCATGCGCCGTCGCTGCCGGAGGGCGGGGCGACCGAGATCGCCACCGCGGCCATCGCGTTCAACACGATGGCCGCGCGCATCCGCCGCTTCGTCGAGGACCGGACCTTCCTGCTCACCGCCATCGGCCACGACCTGCGCACGCCGATCACCCGGCTCCGGCTGCGCGCCGAATTCCTCGACGACGACGCGCAGCGCGAGAAGATCCTCGCCGATCTCGACGAGCTGGAGGCGATGCTGACCTCGACCATCGCCTTCGGGCGCGACGTGGCGCAGACCGAGGCCTCGGTGCCGGTCGACCTCGCGATCCTGCTGCGCACCGTGATCGACGAGACGGCCGATATCGCCCCCGCCGCTTCGGCCAGGCTCGCCTATCAGGGGCCCGATCACATCACCATCCGCGGCCGGCCGCTCTCGCTCAAGCGCGCCTTCGCCAACCTGATCGGCAACGCGGTGAAATACGGCCAGTCGGCGCGGGTCTCGCTGCACCAGGCGGAGCGGCATACGCTGCGCGTCGATATCGAGGATGACGGGCCGGGCGTGCCGCCGGGCGAGCTGGAGCGGGTGTTCGAGCCGTTCCGCCGGCTGGAGACCAGCCGCAACCGCGAGACCGGCGGCTCGGGGCTCGGCCTCGCCATCGCCCGCAACGCGATCCGCGCGCATGGCGGCGACATCACGCTGGCGAACCGGCCGGGCGGCAAGGGGCTGATCGCCAGCGTGTATCTGCCCGAATGA
- a CDS encoding (2Fe-2S)-binding protein, whose product MTAISLIVNGERVEAEVPARLHLADFLRERLGLTGTHLGCEHGVCGACTVRLDGAIVRGCLVLAVQAAGCVVETIEGVSDSGELADLQEAFWRRNALQCGYCTPGMMLAAADFLAHAPDPTDRAAIRAHLSGNYCRCTGYEAIIDAVEATARARRAA is encoded by the coding sequence ATGACGGCGATTTCCCTGATCGTGAATGGCGAGCGCGTCGAGGCCGAGGTGCCGGCCCGGCTGCATCTGGCGGATTTCCTGCGCGAGCGGCTCGGCCTGACCGGCACGCATCTCGGCTGCGAGCATGGCGTGTGCGGCGCCTGCACGGTGCGGCTGGACGGGGCGATCGTGCGCGGCTGCCTCGTCCTCGCGGTGCAGGCGGCGGGATGCGTGGTCGAGACCATCGAGGGGGTGTCGGATTCGGGCGAGCTGGCGGATTTGCAGGAGGCGTTCTGGCGCCGCAACGCGCTGCAATGCGGCTATTGCACGCCGGGGATGATGCTGGCGGCGGCGGATTTCCTCGCCCATGCGCCCGACCCGACCGACCGCGCGGCGATCCGCGCGCATCTTTCGGGCAATTACTGCCGCTGCACCGGGTATGAGGCGATCATCGACGCGGTCGAGGCGACGGCGCGGGCGCGGAGGGCGGCATGA
- a CDS encoding type III PLP-dependent enzyme: MTPKLARFLDSGMVSTPAILVDLDRVAANFAALRAALPDAAIYYAVKANPAAPVLDRLVGLGSRFDAASIEEIRACLAAGAAPAAISFGNTVKKRAAIAEAHARGVDLFAFDSDEELDKLAAAAPGAKVYCRLAVSQDGADWPLSRKFGTSGTHARDLLVRAAERGLIPWGVSFHVGSQQTGVGAWRTAIGQAAAVFTDLRARGIDLRLLNLGGGFPTRYRDDIPPLGDFGAAIMDAVRQAFGNNVPDLLIEPGRAIVGDAGVAVSEVVLACTRHEDEGRRWVYLDLGRFGGLAETEGEAIRYRITAPGVAGADAPAVLAGPSCDGVDVMYRETPCPLPASLAAGDRVLIHDTGAYVTSYASQGFNGFLPPEEHYL, from the coding sequence ATGACCCCCAAGCTCGCCCGTTTTCTCGATTCCGGCATGGTCTCCACGCCGGCCATCCTCGTCGATCTCGATCGCGTGGCGGCGAATTTCGCCGCCCTGCGCGCCGCCCTGCCGGATGCCGCGATCTACTACGCGGTGAAGGCCAATCCGGCCGCCCCGGTGCTCGATCGCCTGGTCGGCCTCGGCTCGCGCTTCGATGCCGCCAGCATCGAGGAAATCCGCGCCTGCCTCGCCGCCGGCGCCGCCCCCGCCGCGATCAGCTTCGGCAACACGGTCAAGAAGCGCGCCGCCATCGCCGAGGCGCATGCGCGCGGCGTCGATCTCTTCGCCTTCGATTCCGACGAGGAGCTGGACAAGCTCGCCGCGGCCGCGCCCGGCGCGAAAGTCTATTGCCGCCTCGCCGTCAGCCAGGACGGGGCGGACTGGCCGCTCTCGCGCAAGTTCGGCACCAGCGGCACCCATGCGCGCGACCTGCTGGTCCGCGCCGCCGAACGCGGCCTGATCCCCTGGGGCGTGTCCTTCCATGTCGGCAGCCAGCAGACCGGCGTCGGCGCCTGGCGCACCGCGATCGGCCAGGCCGCCGCCGTGTTCACCGACCTGCGGGCGCGCGGGATCGACCTGCGGCTGCTCAATCTCGGCGGCGGCTTCCCCACCCGCTACCGCGACGACATCCCGCCGCTCGGCGATTTCGGCGCCGCGATCATGGATGCCGTGCGCCAAGCCTTCGGCAACAACGTGCCGGACCTGCTGATCGAGCCCGGCCGCGCCATCGTCGGCGATGCCGGCGTTGCGGTGAGCGAGGTGGTGCTCGCCTGCACCCGGCACGAGGATGAGGGCCGCCGCTGGGTCTATCTCGATCTCGGCCGTTTCGGCGGCCTCGCCGAAACCGAGGGCGAGGCGATCCGCTACCGCATCACCGCCCCCGGCGTCGCCGGCGCCGACGCGCCCGCCGTGCTCGCCGGGCCGAGCTGCGATGGCGTGGATGTGATGTATCGCGAAACCCCCTGCCCGCTGCCCGCATCCCTCGCCGCCGGCGACCGCGTGCTGATCCACGATACCGGCGCCTACGTGACAAGTTACGCGAGCCAGGGGTTCAACGGTTTTCTCCCGCCGGAAGAACACTATCTCTGA
- a CDS encoding MFS transporter: MPHPASEPHPASSATAPSRRRKRRTLSLGNLSAGTIGNVLEWYDFGLYGYLAPMIASLFFPSSDKIASLLGAYGGFAIGFMMRPIGGVIFGHLGDRVGRQTVLVTSVVMMGLATTAVGLLPTYQQIGFWAPVLLLVVRLFQGLSVGGEFTGSVSYLVETAPANRRGFAGSFANFGSTGGYLLAAGFAALTTLMAGHHAVQGWAWRVPFLAGGVLAVLAYLVRSRLTDTGYEPDKAAEDDELPIRQAFRRSPKIMLLAMLFTWGYGVADYLTLVFLPTFGSKFGAISDSLALEIVTVTQLFVLVLIPLTGWLTDHWILRRSWLIGNFGALLVLALPFFAMAQGALTPFAIAQVVSGLMLGSIMGVAPAMLSEQFRSEYRLSGYSLAFNVGLGIGGGTAPLIATALIGLTGVKLAAGAYLLVGCAMSVVALWMLKDRGRQPLR, translated from the coding sequence ATGCCGCACCCTGCTTCTGAGCCGCACCCGGCTTCCTCCGCCACCGCGCCCTCGCGGCGCAGGAAACGCCGCACCCTCTCGCTCGGCAATCTCAGCGCCGGCACGATCGGGAACGTGCTGGAATGGTACGATTTCGGCCTCTACGGCTATCTCGCGCCGATGATCGCCAGCCTGTTCTTCCCCTCGTCCGACAAGATCGCCTCGCTGCTCGGCGCCTATGGCGGGTTCGCCATCGGGTTCATGATGCGGCCGATCGGCGGGGTGATCTTCGGCCATCTGGGCGACCGGGTGGGGCGGCAGACGGTGCTGGTGACCTCGGTGGTGATGATGGGGCTGGCGACCACGGCGGTCGGGCTGTTGCCGACCTATCAGCAGATCGGCTTCTGGGCGCCGGTGCTGCTGCTGGTGGTGCGGCTGTTCCAGGGCCTGTCGGTGGGCGGGGAGTTCACCGGCTCGGTGTCGTATCTCGTGGAAACCGCGCCGGCCAACCGGCGGGGCTTCGCCGGCAGTTTCGCGAATTTCGGCTCGACCGGGGGCTATCTGCTCGCCGCCGGCTTCGCCGCGCTGACCACGCTGATGGCGGGCCATCATGCGGTGCAGGGCTGGGCCTGGCGCGTGCCGTTCCTCGCCGGCGGCGTGCTCGCGGTGCTGGCCTATCTGGTGCGTTCGCGGCTGACCGATACCGGATATGAGCCCGACAAGGCGGCGGAGGATGACGAACTGCCGATCCGCCAGGCGTTCCGCCGCAGCCCGAAGATCATGCTGCTGGCGATGCTGTTCACCTGGGGCTATGGCGTCGCGGATTATCTCACCCTCGTGTTCCTGCCGACCTTCGGGTCCAAGTTCGGCGCGATTTCCGACAGCCTGGCGCTGGAGATCGTCACCGTCACGCAGCTTTTCGTGCTGGTCCTGATCCCGCTGACCGGCTGGCTGACCGATCACTGGATCCTGCGCCGCTCCTGGCTGATCGGCAATTTCGGCGCGCTGCTGGTTCTGGCGCTGCCCTTCTTCGCGATGGCGCAGGGGGCGTTGACGCCCTTCGCCATCGCCCAGGTGGTCTCGGGCCTGATGCTCGGCTCGATCATGGGCGTCGCCCCGGCGATGCTCTCCGAGCAGTTCCGCTCGGAATACCGGCTGTCGGGCTATTCGCTGGCGTTCAATGTCGGGCTCGGGATCGGCGGCGGCACGGCGCCGCTGATCGCCACCGCGCTGATCGGGCTGACCGGAGTGAAGCTCGCCGCCGGCGCCTATCTGCTGGTCGGCTGCGCGATGTCGGTGGTCGCGCTGTGGATGCTGAAGGACCGCGGCCGCCAGCCCCTGAGGTGA
- a CDS encoding response regulator, with amino-acid sequence MDIMPHILVVDDDREIRELLARFLERQRFRVTAVRDAREARRAYLNGHYQLVVLDLMLPGESGIDFARWLRGESQVPIIMLTALGEEPDRIIGLELGADDYVTKPFNPRELVARIRAVLRRVGENETPGRESSARLYRFAGWVLETSRRRLLDPHGVEVPLTGGEYDLLLALLDRPNRVLTRDMLLDLLRGRQAGPFDRAIDVAISRLRRKLEDDGRHAQIIKTVRGGGYVLAAPVERS; translated from the coding sequence ATGGACATCATGCCGCACATCCTCGTGGTCGACGATGACCGCGAAATCCGTGAACTGCTCGCCCGCTTTCTCGAACGCCAGCGCTTCCGCGTCACCGCCGTGCGGGATGCGCGCGAGGCGCGGCGGGCCTACCTCAACGGCCATTACCAGCTCGTCGTGCTCGATCTCATGCTGCCCGGCGAATCGGGGATCGATTTCGCCCGCTGGCTGCGCGGGGAATCGCAGGTGCCGATCATCATGCTCACGGCGCTGGGCGAGGAGCCGGACCGGATCATCGGCCTCGAACTCGGCGCCGACGACTATGTGACGAAGCCGTTCAACCCGCGCGAGCTGGTGGCGCGGATCCGCGCGGTGCTGCGCCGCGTCGGCGAGAACGAGACCCCGGGCCGCGAAAGCTCGGCGCGGCTCTACCGCTTCGCCGGGTGGGTGCTGGAGACGTCGCGGCGCCGGCTGCTCGACCCGCACGGGGTCGAGGTGCCGCTGACCGGCGGGGAATACGACCTGCTGCTCGCCCTGCTCGACCGGCCGAACCGGGTGCTGACCCGCGACATGCTGCTCGACCTGCTGCGCGGGCGGCAGGCGGGGCCGTTCGACCGGGCGATCGACGTCGCGATCTCGCGGCTGCGGCGCAAGCTCGAGGATGACGGGCGGCACGCGCAGATCATCAAGACGGTGCGCGGCGGCGGCTATGTGCTGGCGGCGCCGGTCGAGCGTTCATGA
- a CDS encoding dienelactone hydrolase family protein — MTDKITTTIGSIDIKAADGSGAFKAYTVTPSVKPTGAVVVIQEIFGVNDALRATCQEIAEMGFIAIAPDLFWRQEPGVDLTDKSEAEWKRAFELMNGFDQDKGIEDLKTTLATARALPGCNGKVGTVGFCLGGRLAVMMATRSDADVNISYYGVMLDKLIPEFGNIGRKLVMHMAELDEFAPKEARDAVMAATKGNALVSSHVYPAVHHAFARVNGVHFDRRAATIANGRTAEALVEALS; from the coding sequence ATGACCGACAAGATCACGACGACCATCGGCAGCATCGACATCAAGGCCGCCGACGGTTCGGGCGCGTTCAAGGCCTACACCGTCACCCCCTCCGTCAAGCCGACCGGCGCGGTGGTGGTGATCCAGGAAATCTTCGGCGTGAACGACGCGCTGCGCGCGACCTGCCAGGAAATCGCCGAGATGGGCTTCATCGCCATCGCGCCGGACCTGTTCTGGCGGCAGGAGCCGGGCGTCGACCTCACCGACAAGTCCGAGGCCGAGTGGAAGCGCGCCTTCGAGCTGATGAACGGCTTCGACCAGGACAAGGGGATCGAGGATCTCAAGACCACCCTCGCCACCGCCCGCGCCCTGCCGGGCTGCAACGGCAAGGTCGGCACCGTCGGCTTCTGCCTCGGCGGCCGCCTCGCGGTGATGATGGCCACACGGTCGGACGCCGACGTGAACATCTCCTATTACGGCGTCATGCTCGACAAGCTGATCCCCGAATTCGGCAACATCGGCCGCAAGCTGGTGATGCACATGGCCGAGCTCGACGAGTTCGCCCCGAAAGAGGCGCGCGACGCGGTGATGGCGGCGACGAAGGGCAACGCCCTGGTCTCCTCGCATGTCTATCCCGCCGTCCACCACGCCTTCGCCCGCGTCAACGGCGTGCATTTCGACCGCCGCGCCGCCACCATCGCCAATGGCCGCACCGCCGAGGCGCTGGTCGAGGCGCTGTCCTGA
- a CDS encoding xanthine dehydrogenase family protein molybdopterin-binding subunit, producing the protein MNGADRPIGRAMARPDARRLTQGRGLFASDIALPRMVHAAFLRSPYAHAEIGAIDLAPAREMPGVVGVFDAAALEGRCAPWVGVLTHLKGLKSAPQYPLARGRVRFQGEPVAMVVAASRAEAEDAAERILVEYEPLAPVVDPLAALAPGAAAIHPELGDNLAFARTIEAGGGAAAIDAAAERVALEFDFARHTGVTLEPRALVADWNEGEQRLTVHLGTQVPHMFQTVLATLLGLAERQIRVIGPDVGGSFGIKIHVYPDEMAAVAASRILRRPVRFVADRLESFTGDIHARGHRVSARIGVAEDGRIEGFAVDDLTGVGPYSAYPRTSAVEANQVINLVGGPYDFAHYAARARVVFQTKAMMSQYRAVGHPIATAVTEALVDEAARRRGIDPVEMRRRNLIADDAYPCASPAGMKFEALSHHACLDELVRLMDYDALRAEQAGLRARGVWRGIGIASFIEITNPGAAFYGVGGARIAAQDGATARLDAAGDVVLHAGATEQGQGTTTILAQVTAAAMGVDPARVLVKLGDTDATPYGGGTWASRGAGVGGEAAFRAASALRENVLALAASILQAAPEALDIRDGVIVDAAGGAERMSLAELARIAHFRPDTLPQGVEPALVASRHYVPREYPFAFTNGVQAAVVEVDAETGFVRLLKHFVVEDCGTIINPLLVDEQIRGGVVQGLGAALFEECRYDSEGQMLNATMADYLVPMAAEMPDIVIGHVCTPTRESHIGAKGVGEAGTAAAAAAVLNAVNDALAPRGARITALPITPARVLEALGIG; encoded by the coding sequence ATGAACGGCGCCGACCGGCCGATCGGGCGGGCGATGGCGCGGCCGGATGCGCGGCGGCTGACCCAGGGGCGCGGGCTGTTCGCCAGCGATATCGCGCTGCCGCGCATGGTGCATGCGGCGTTCCTGCGATCGCCCTATGCGCATGCGGAGATCGGGGCGATCGACCTGGCGCCGGCGCGGGAGATGCCGGGGGTGGTCGGCGTGTTCGACGCGGCGGCGCTGGAGGGGCGGTGCGCGCCGTGGGTCGGCGTGCTGACGCATCTCAAGGGGTTGAAATCGGCGCCGCAATATCCGCTGGCGCGAGGCCGGGTGCGGTTCCAGGGCGAGCCGGTGGCGATGGTGGTGGCGGCGAGCCGGGCCGAGGCGGAGGATGCGGCGGAGCGGATTCTCGTGGAGTATGAGCCGCTCGCGCCGGTGGTCGATCCGCTGGCGGCGCTCGCGCCGGGGGCGGCGGCGATCCATCCCGAACTCGGGGATAATCTCGCGTTCGCGCGGACGATCGAGGCGGGCGGCGGGGCGGCGGCGATCGACGCGGCGGCGGAGCGCGTGGCGCTGGAGTTCGATTTCGCCCGGCATACCGGGGTGACGCTGGAGCCGCGGGCGCTGGTGGCGGACTGGAACGAGGGCGAGCAGCGGCTGACCGTGCATCTCGGCACCCAGGTGCCGCACATGTTCCAGACCGTGCTGGCCACATTGCTCGGCCTCGCCGAGCGGCAAATCCGTGTGATCGGGCCGGATGTGGGCGGGTCGTTCGGGATCAAGATCCATGTCTATCCCGACGAGATGGCGGCGGTGGCGGCGAGCCGCATCCTGCGCCGGCCGGTGCGGTTCGTGGCCGACCGGCTGGAGAGTTTCACCGGCGATATCCATGCGCGCGGGCACCGGGTGTCGGCGCGGATCGGGGTGGCGGAAGACGGGCGGATCGAGGGCTTCGCGGTGGACGATCTGACCGGGGTGGGGCCGTATTCGGCCTATCCGCGCACCTCGGCGGTGGAGGCGAACCAGGTGATCAATCTGGTCGGCGGGCCGTATGATTTCGCGCATTACGCGGCGCGGGCGCGGGTGGTGTTCCAGACCAAGGCGATGATGTCGCAATATCGCGCGGTGGGGCATCCGATCGCGACCGCGGTGACGGAGGCGCTGGTGGACGAGGCGGCGCGGCGGCGGGGGATCGACCCGGTCGAGATGCGGCGGCGCAACCTGATCGCCGACGACGCCTATCCCTGCGCCTCGCCGGCGGGGATGAAGTTCGAGGCGCTGTCGCACCATGCCTGTCTCGACGAGCTGGTCCGGCTGATGGACTACGACGCGCTGCGGGCGGAGCAGGCCGGGCTGCGGGCGCGCGGGGTGTGGCGGGGCATCGGGATTGCGAGTTTCATCGAGATCACCAATCCGGGGGCGGCGTTCTACGGCGTCGGCGGGGCGCGGATCGCCGCGCAGGACGGGGCGACGGCGCGGCTCGATGCGGCCGGCGACGTGGTGCTGCATGCCGGCGCCACCGAGCAGGGGCAGGGGACGACGACGATCCTCGCCCAGGTGACGGCCGCGGCGATGGGGGTGGACCCGGCGCGGGTGCTGGTGAAGCTCGGCGATACCGACGCCACACCCTATGGCGGCGGCACCTGGGCCTCGCGCGGGGCGGGGGTGGGCGGCGAGGCGGCGTTCCGCGCGGCATCGGCGCTGCGGGAGAACGTGCTGGCGCTGGCGGCGAGCATCCTGCAGGCGGCACCGGAGGCGCTCGATATCAGGGATGGCGTGATCGTCGATGCGGCGGGCGGGGCCGAGCGGATGAGCCTCGCCGAGCTGGCGCGCATCGCCCATTTCCGGCCCGACACGTTGCCGCAGGGGGTGGAGCCGGCGCTGGTCGCGAGCCGGCATTACGTGCCGCGGGAGTATCCCTTCGCCTTCACCAACGGGGTGCAGGCGGCGGTGGTGGAGGTGGACGCCGAGACCGGTTTCGTGCGGCTGCTGAAGCATTTCGTGGTCGAGGATTGCGGGACGATCATCAACCCGCTGCTGGTGGACGAGCAGATTCGCGGCGGCGTGGTGCAGGGGCTGGGGGCGGCGCTGTTCGAGGAATGCCGCTACGATTCCGAGGGGCAGATGCTGAACGCGACGATGGCGGATTATCTGGTGCCGATGGCGGCCGAGATGCCGGACATCGTGATCGGCCATGTCTGCACGCCGACGCGGGAGAGCCATATCGGCGCCAAGGGCGTGGGCGAGGCCGGCACGGCGGCGGCGGCGGCGGCGGTGCTGAACGCGGTGAACGACGCGCTCGCGCCGCGCGGCGCGCGGATCACGGCGCTGCCGATCACGCCCGCGCGCGTGCTGGAAGCCCTCGGCATCGGCTGA
- a CDS encoding FAD binding domain-containing protein produces MKPAPFDYVRAGSVAEAVGLLAAHEGAKLLAGGQSLLPALNFRLSAPGLLVDIGRIADLRRIDVTATMLRIGAGCTHAMLLEAPEIAAHAPLIATALAHVAHPAIRSRGTIGGSLANADPAAELPACMLALDATIIAEGQAGARRIAAADFFTGLFETALEPGEILTAVEIPLVPGRRYGFAELARRHGDYALVGLAAAAEGDAVRLGFFAVGHAALRAPAAERALADGAAGIEAACAALAEDLPPHADPEISAPVRLHLARVLLRRVMKECLAP; encoded by the coding sequence ATGAAACCTGCTCCATTCGATTACGTCCGTGCCGGGTCGGTCGCCGAGGCGGTCGGGCTGCTCGCCGCCCATGAGGGGGCGAAGCTCCTCGCCGGCGGGCAGAGCCTGCTGCCGGCGCTGAACTTCCGGCTGTCGGCGCCGGGCCTGCTGGTCGATATCGGCCGGATCGCGGACCTGCGGCGCATCGACGTCACCGCGACGATGCTGCGGATCGGCGCCGGCTGCACCCATGCGATGCTGCTCGAAGCACCCGAGATCGCCGCCCATGCGCCGCTGATCGCGACCGCGCTCGCCCATGTCGCGCATCCGGCGATCCGCTCGCGGGGGACGATCGGCGGCAGCCTCGCCAACGCCGATCCGGCGGCGGAACTGCCGGCCTGCATGCTGGCGCTCGATGCGACGATCATCGCCGAGGGGCAGGCGGGCGCGCGGCGGATCGCGGCGGCGGATTTTTTCACCGGCCTGTTCGAAACCGCGCTGGAACCGGGGGAGATTCTGACCGCGGTGGAGATTCCGCTGGTGCCGGGGCGGCGGTATGGCTTCGCGGAGCTGGCGCGGCGGCATGGGGATTACGCGCTGGTCGGGCTTGCCGCCGCGGCGGAGGGGGATGCGGTGCGGCTCGGGTTCTTCGCGGTCGGCCATGCGGCGCTGCGCGCGCCGGCGGCGGAGCGCGCACTCGCGGACGGGGCGGCGGGGATCGAGGCGGCGTGCGCGGCGCTCGCGGAGGATTTGCCGCCGCATGCGGACCCGGAGATTTCGGCGCCGGTGCGGCTGCACCTGGCGCGGGTGCTGCTGCGGCGGGTGATGAAGGAATGTCTGGCTCCATGA